ATACTCCAACGCCTTCGGGTACTCCGAAAGGTTCCAGTACACACCCCCGATGTTCCCAGTGACACGGGCAACACTGGAACGATCACCAAGCTCTTCATGCAGGGCAAGCACACGGCTGAGATACTCCAACGACTTTGGATACTCCGAGAGGCTCCTGTACACATTCCCGATGTTCCCGGTGACAGTGGCAACACCGGAACGATCACCAAGCTCTTCAAATAGAGCAAGCGCACGGCTGAAATACTCCAACGCTTTCGAGTACTCCGAGAGGGATTCGTACACAGTCCCGATGTTGTTGGTGCCACGGGCAATGCCGGAACGCTCACCAAGCTCTTCATGCACAGCAAGCGCACGGGTGCCATACTCCAACGCTTTCGGGTACTCCGAAAGGTTCGCGTACACAACCCCGATGTTCATCGTGACAATGGCAACGCCGGAACGCTCGCCAAGCTCTTCATGCAACGCAAGAGCACGGGTGTAATACTCCAACGCTTTCGGATAATCCGAGAGGTTCCAGCACACACTCCCGATGTTGCTGGTGGCACGGGCAATGTTGGCACGATTACCAAGCCCTTCATACAGTTCCAGCGATTGTTCCAACACCAACAACGCTGTGCGGTAATCACCCTTGCGATAATGAACGCCCCCTTGCAGCCGCAACGCCTCCGCCTCGGCAGCTCCATGCCCCGATTCTTTGGCAAGGATTTGAGCTTCTTCGGCGGCAGCAAGACTTTCAGCGTAATGGCCTTGCCGTTCCAACTCCTCGGCAAGCTGATTTAACGCACCGGCGCGTTCGGCTTCGGTGGCCGCTGCGGCTACGGCAGCGCGGAGGGTTGTGAGGGTTTCGTCTGAGTTCATGGAATTACTTGATTGAGAAAATAGGTCCGAAGGGTTCCTTTCCCTTTGATGTTCAGCTCGCCACGTTCTTCTAATGTGATGGGGAGTTCGCCCCCGCGCCGCCGAAGCTCTTCCGCAAACTCCTCACTCACGTGAATCTTTCCCGCCTCCCCGTGGCTTTCCATTCGGCTGGCGGTGTTTACTGCGTCGCCCCACAGGTCGTACGCGAACTTCTTCTTTCCGATGATTCCTGCCACCACCTCACCGCTGTGTAAGCCAATTCGTACTTGCAGCCGTACTCCATCGCCAAGCCCATCAAATCCCGCAACCACCTCCACCAACTCTATCGCCATTCGGGCTGCTGATTCTGCGTGGTCCT
The window above is part of the Chlorobiota bacterium genome. Proteins encoded here:
- a CDS encoding tetratricopeptide repeat protein → MNSDETLTTLRAAVAAAATEAERAGALNQLAEELERQGHYAESLAAAEEAQILAKESGHGAAEAEALRLQGGVHYRKGDYRTALLVLEQSLELYEGLGNRANIARATSNIGSVCWNLSDYPKALEYYTRALALHEELGERSGVAIVTMNIGVVYANLSEYPKALEYGTRALAVHEELGERSGIARGTNNIGTVYESLSEYSKALEYFSRALALFEELGDRSGVATVTGNIGNVYRSLSEYPKSLEYLSRVLALHEELGDRSSVARVTGNIGGVYWNLSEYPKALEYGIRALTLHEELGDRSGVAGVTGNIGSLYAQKGFAEYNPTKAEELLQQAIALNEELGTKSQLYSAHKSLANLYEQEDRFEEAVTHFKKFQEIYQEVQSEEAKKKAIQVEQQRQIAEMEKRTAAERADAEATKRVLHNILPPTIAQRVVRGEEHIAESFESVTVLFADIVGFTVLSQGITHGSWLQVWICYSASSMSWRRSMGWRRSRRLAMRTWRCQDCQRAARTTQNQRREWQWSWWRL